From Veillonella dispar, one genomic window encodes:
- a CDS encoding TrkH family potassium uptake protein, giving the protein MWKNTSKNQVQQYMQHNPYRLLALSFFATMTIGTILLMLPISHAQGLSTTLVDAAFTAVSCVSVTGLSTVDTYHHWSLFGKIVMVILIQLGGLGIVSFTTIIALVLGRRVGLKNRVLLSEDVGQDGMKGLLHITKKLTIYTFCVEIIGGIIYTIQLYPYIGDAALYTGIMQSISSFCNAGFIFFDNDLPYAMVGDVLFNMNTMALIVIGGFGYLATFDIWSHRKLRRFVDLKLHTKIMLVGTTALILLGTIIFLGVEWANPKTFGPLPIWNKIMASLFQSITPRTAGIATVDYNDLHPITLFITIIFMFIGAGPNSTGGGVKISTIAVAFLASRTLFNNRSDTEVFERRISLITVLKANGIIFLSILFVLFATCYLAWDEPYDFIRLLFEVTSAFGTVGLTTGITPNLSESSKWVLMLVMFTGRVGVMTVIGTWALRTAPTKPISYAEERVLL; this is encoded by the coding sequence ATGTGGAAAAATACTTCAAAAAATCAAGTTCAGCAATATATGCAACATAATCCTTATCGCCTATTAGCCCTTAGCTTTTTTGCTACCATGACTATAGGGACGATATTACTCATGTTGCCCATATCACATGCTCAAGGCCTTAGTACAACGCTTGTAGATGCAGCTTTTACCGCAGTATCTTGTGTTTCTGTAACTGGATTGTCAACAGTAGATACCTATCATCATTGGTCCTTGTTTGGCAAAATCGTCATGGTAATCCTTATCCAATTAGGTGGTTTAGGGATTGTTTCCTTTACCACTATTATTGCTCTAGTATTAGGGCGACGGGTAGGTCTGAAAAATCGCGTGCTTTTGTCAGAAGATGTAGGGCAAGATGGCATGAAAGGGCTTCTACACATTACGAAGAAGCTAACCATTTATACCTTTTGTGTCGAAATAATTGGGGGTATTATCTATACCATTCAGCTATATCCCTATATTGGTGATGCTGCTTTATATACGGGGATTATGCAATCTATTTCCAGCTTTTGTAATGCAGGATTTATATTCTTTGATAATGATCTACCTTATGCTATGGTGGGCGATGTATTATTTAATATGAATACAATGGCCCTTATTGTAATAGGTGGTTTTGGGTATCTCGCAACTTTTGATATTTGGTCGCATCGCAAGCTACGACGATTTGTAGATTTAAAACTACATACAAAAATAATGTTAGTTGGTACAACGGCGCTCATCCTTTTAGGGACTATTATTTTCTTGGGGGTTGAGTGGGCGAATCCCAAAACGTTTGGTCCTTTACCTATATGGAACAAGATCATGGCATCTCTGTTTCAATCGATTACACCTCGTACAGCGGGGATTGCAACTGTAGATTATAATGATTTACATCCAATTACACTGTTTATTACCATCATTTTTATGTTTATTGGGGCAGGTCCTAACTCTACAGGGGGCGGTGTTAAGATTAGTACTATTGCCGTCGCTTTTCTAGCATCGCGTACATTATTTAATAACCGTTCTGATACAGAGGTTTTTGAACGTCGTATCTCGTTGATTACTGTACTTAAGGCAAATGGGATAATCTTTTTATCTATCCTTTTTGTTTTATTTGCTACTTGTTATTTGGCTTGGGATGAGCCATATGACTTTATTCGACTGCTTTTTGAGGTAACTTCTGCCTTTGGGACCGTAGGTCTTACAACGGGTATTACACCTAATTTATCTGAAAGTAGTAAATGGGTGTTGATGCTTGTTATGTTTACAGGTCGTGTAGGGGTTATGACTGTTATTGGTACTTGGGCGCTAAGAACGGCACCGACTAAACCAATTAGCTATGCAGAAGAGCGTGTATTGTTATAA
- a CDS encoding flavodoxin family protein — protein MKSIILYSSLTGNTKRVAEAMASVMPEGTPCVPVKEAPENLADYDTVFVGFWVDRGTANKEAAKLIETLKNPNIVFFATLGMYADSDHARESIDKASELLQNKESLVDGFVCQGKIDPKVIEMMYKMFPPGSAHGQSPERDALHKAAETHPDEQDFANAKEFTKSVLAKLQA, from the coding sequence ATGAAATCAATTATTTTATATTCTTCCCTCACGGGAAATACAAAAAGGGTGGCGGAAGCAATGGCTTCTGTAATGCCTGAAGGTACACCTTGCGTTCCTGTAAAAGAGGCGCCTGAGAATTTAGCTGATTATGATACTGTTTTCGTAGGTTTCTGGGTAGACCGTGGTACAGCAAATAAAGAGGCTGCTAAGTTAATTGAAACTTTGAAGAATCCTAACATCGTATTCTTTGCTACATTAGGTATGTATGCAGATTCTGATCATGCTCGTGAAAGTATTGATAAAGCATCTGAATTACTACAAAATAAAGAGTCCCTTGTAGATGGATTCGTATGCCAAGGTAAAATTGATCCAAAAGTCATTGAAATGATGTATAAAATGTTCCCACCTGGATCTGCTCATGGTCAAAGCCCTGAACGCGATGCCTTACATAAAGCGGCTGAAACGCATCCAGACGAACAAGACTTTGCAAATGCAAAAGAATTTACGAAATCTGTACTTGCAAAGTTGCAAGCCTAA
- a CDS encoding potassium channel family protein yields the protein MKHKTIAVIGLGQFGGTVAKMLASMEHEVLGVDIDPEVVQKISPFITHAIVADTTDEEAIKELALSQFDMVIVAIGGNLQANLMTAMLLKELNAPKIVAKAENNIQGKMLHKIGVDQVIYPEYDMALRLVQFLTRDHVMDYLQLSKNISLIEIKVPTFLVGSNLKDSNLREKYNLNAVGIRRGEDLEVPPNPITILGEDDKLLVIGNNSDLDALTV from the coding sequence ATGAAACATAAAACGATAGCAGTAATAGGTCTTGGTCAATTTGGTGGCACTGTTGCCAAGATGTTAGCTTCCATGGAGCATGAGGTATTAGGTGTAGATATTGATCCAGAAGTTGTACAGAAAATTTCGCCATTTATAACACATGCTATAGTTGCAGATACAACTGATGAAGAGGCAATCAAAGAATTGGCCCTAAGCCAGTTTGATATGGTTATTGTGGCTATAGGTGGAAATCTTCAAGCTAATTTAATGACAGCTATGCTTCTTAAAGAATTAAATGCACCTAAAATTGTGGCCAAGGCTGAAAATAATATACAAGGCAAAATGCTTCATAAAATAGGTGTAGATCAAGTGATTTACCCTGAATACGATATGGCATTACGCCTCGTACAGTTTTTAACTAGAGACCATGTGATGGATTATTTACAACTATCTAAAAATATTAGTCTCATAGAAATTAAGGTGCCAACATTCTTGGTAGGATCTAATTTAAAGGATTCTAATTTGCGTGAGAAATATAATCTTAATGCAGTAGGCATAAGACGCGGTGAAGATTTAGAAGTTCCACCAAACCCAATTACCATTCTCGGTGAAGATGATAAATTATTAGTAATTGGGAATAATTCTGATTTAGATGCATTAACGGTGTAG
- a CDS encoding VWA-like domain-containing protein — translation MQRNLDKDDIRDASDLLTHIDGWEKTGSYDEKAIEALDRWHAKRERIHREAEALYTQIYAAYEAYVDSYEAQHHSMEPERIAADLMNHNMSDSHIGTIGRALDEIQIEGTDFAIMQQAVMTPAFEQRLWNILHDVNSLLLEEDQFFGYFYLQMAHRIRFDMTSAFGINLKQGGYVLYVNPFILLRQPPDVMKDGIKREILHIISAHLMRVKTLSQSFNKTAVHMAMDMVVNDYLEHVDRDAVTVANVNERFGLMLKRFRTIEYYAKAIDKAMKEKPELFVPVDNSDTAVAMEFDSQTSHDIWDESDSIDTDTMDQITERYINEASKGDMEGYVKSLIDTFQKTRRALPWYFYLKKLMGKVASGYKKTTMRRNRRQPERLELSGTLRQHKANVWVALDMSGSITDAEFTNALEQVLQIVHAYNHRITVVECDNEVRRTYTMESVKDVKPRLDVRGATAFSPVFSLANQNRVDLLVYFTDGKGEERLREAPKGYKVLWVLTGENPQLSLHNPYGMVRELGYVGVDETQDIDEFVRMSSRSGFSMANQEV, via the coding sequence ATGCAACGAAATTTAGATAAAGATGATATTCGCGACGCCTCTGATTTACTCACTCATATAGACGGGTGGGAGAAAACAGGTTCCTATGATGAGAAGGCCATCGAGGCTCTCGATCGTTGGCATGCAAAACGGGAGCGTATTCATCGTGAAGCAGAGGCCTTGTACACGCAAATCTATGCTGCTTACGAAGCCTATGTAGATAGTTATGAAGCACAACATCATAGCATGGAACCAGAACGCATAGCGGCAGACTTGATGAACCATAATATGTCTGATAGTCATATAGGGACCATAGGACGTGCCTTAGATGAGATACAAATTGAAGGCACCGATTTTGCGATAATGCAACAAGCCGTAATGACACCTGCCTTTGAGCAACGATTATGGAATATTTTACATGATGTAAATAGCTTACTCCTTGAAGAGGACCAATTCTTTGGTTATTTCTATTTACAAATGGCTCATCGTATTCGTTTTGATATGACCAGTGCCTTCGGTATTAACTTAAAACAAGGTGGCTATGTATTATATGTAAATCCTTTTATCTTACTACGCCAGCCACCAGATGTTATGAAAGATGGCATTAAGCGTGAAATTCTTCATATTATTTCTGCACATTTGATGCGCGTAAAAACATTGAGTCAAAGCTTTAATAAAACGGCCGTACATATGGCGATGGATATGGTTGTAAATGACTACTTAGAACATGTTGATCGTGATGCGGTTACTGTAGCCAATGTAAATGAACGTTTTGGATTGATGCTCAAACGATTCCGTACCATTGAGTATTACGCCAAGGCCATCGATAAGGCGATGAAGGAAAAGCCTGAACTCTTTGTACCTGTAGATAATTCTGATACAGCTGTAGCTATGGAGTTTGACTCTCAAACTAGCCATGATATTTGGGATGAATCTGATTCCATTGATACGGATACGATGGACCAAATTACGGAGCGCTATATCAACGAAGCCTCAAAAGGTGATATGGAAGGGTATGTGAAGAGTCTCATCGATACCTTCCAAAAGACGCGTCGTGCTCTTCCGTGGTATTTCTACCTTAAAAAGCTTATGGGCAAGGTAGCAAGTGGGTACAAAAAAACGACGATGCGTCGCAATCGTCGTCAACCTGAGCGCTTGGAGTTGTCTGGTACCTTGCGTCAACATAAAGCTAATGTATGGGTTGCTCTCGATATGAGTGGTAGTATTACCGATGCAGAGTTTACGAACGCCTTAGAACAAGTACTGCAAATTGTACATGCCTATAACCATCGCATCACCGTTGTAGAATGTGATAATGAGGTGCGCCGTACTTATACGATGGAATCAGTAAAAGATGTAAAGCCTCGCCTTGATGTGCGCGGTGCAACAGCTTTCTCGCCAGTATTTTCTTTAGCCAATCAAAACCGTGTGGATTTATTGGTTTACTTCACGGATGGCAAAGGCGAGGAACGATTACGAGAGGCTCCGAAAGGGTATAAGGTTTTATGGGTTCTTACAGGGGAAAATCCTCAACTATCTCTTCATAATCCGTATGGCATGGTTCGTGAACTAGGTTATGTGGGTGTAGATGAAACACAAGATATAGATGAATTTGTACGTATGTCTAGTCGTAGTGGCTTTTCTATGGCTAACCAAGAGGTTTAG
- a CDS encoding energy transducer TonB family protein, which yields MGLGISWKKAAIISAVVHLIALFIAVIFFVVVPAIQDMETYEIDLTQSVLDDGGSGHAGGGGGNRSDLFPKPLSADEVAARTKAVVANVDPSTARDIPDAVDVPPKGGEHKGNTSGDNSTGGSGPGHGGGSGGGNGTGDGTGNGDGQGQGNGKGDGTGKGDGHGTVKAAFDVEGFRARVQDNAQMPSMALKRKLQGDVTVQVTLDTNGSLIGQSIVYSTNEIFNDAAMSAVVAATPYKNPTGADIDIKVPVEFRGHESSDDEDE from the coding sequence ATGGGACTAGGCATATCATGGAAAAAAGCAGCCATTATATCCGCCGTAGTTCATCTTATTGCTCTATTTATTGCCGTAATCTTTTTCGTAGTGGTTCCAGCAATTCAAGACATGGAAACTTATGAAATCGACCTCACACAAAGTGTGCTCGATGATGGCGGCAGTGGTCATGCCGGCGGTGGTGGCGGAAACAGGTCAGACCTATTCCCTAAACCATTATCGGCTGATGAAGTAGCGGCAAGAACAAAGGCTGTTGTAGCAAATGTTGATCCATCTACTGCAAGAGATATTCCTGATGCAGTAGATGTACCCCCGAAAGGCGGCGAACATAAAGGTAATACCTCTGGTGATAATTCCACAGGTGGTTCCGGCCCCGGACATGGTGGCGGCTCTGGCGGTGGAAACGGTACAGGTGATGGCACTGGCAATGGTGATGGCCAAGGTCAGGGGAATGGTAAGGGTGACGGCACTGGTAAAGGTGACGGTCATGGTACGGTGAAAGCTGCATTTGATGTAGAAGGATTCCGTGCAAGAGTGCAAGATAATGCACAAATGCCTTCCATGGCTTTAAAAAGAAAATTACAAGGCGATGTGACTGTACAAGTAACACTTGATACAAATGGTAGTCTTATTGGACAAAGTATCGTATATTCTACAAATGAAATATTCAATGATGCGGCAATGTCTGCCGTAGTGGCCGCAACACCATATAAAAATCCAACTGGAGCAGATATCGATATCAAGGTACCAGTTGAGTTTAGAGGTCATGAATCATCTGATGATGAAGATGAATAG
- a CDS encoding AAA family ATPase: MNFIDTMASVELVLAANQVPLLVGETGIGKTSLAARVATVHDWELVTIDGNLLKEGEIGGLPTVESVTHTDGRGNTHSVKTTVYAVHHTLEHVAQAVDKGRQVLLFIDEINRAEHAVQQELMNLILNREINGFSLSDQVRIIAAMNPEDSFDYQTIDMDPAQQNRFVWLYMNADYMQWIDWAISAGIEEKVIEFISSYPEYLNQRHEDDIDATPRSFERVSGLYTIYKNQEDSAYSRDVFMNVIRGNVGKLIAEAFVNFIESDQEPLITFDDVLVAVQKPGAIMSMAEQVKGESPTRLYVAAKNMLHRLNRNSNAEEVHHFIEFLTLYPGDLRVAVMKDLRNTYERVFAYAIEDDLFIDTFFEAQK; the protein is encoded by the coding sequence ATGAACTTTATAGATACAATGGCAAGTGTAGAATTAGTGCTTGCTGCTAATCAAGTGCCTTTGCTCGTTGGTGAAACGGGCATTGGTAAAACATCTCTTGCGGCACGCGTAGCTACTGTGCATGACTGGGAATTGGTAACCATTGATGGAAATCTTTTAAAAGAAGGTGAAATTGGTGGTTTACCAACTGTAGAATCTGTAACACATACAGATGGTCGTGGTAACACACATTCTGTAAAGACTACAGTGTATGCTGTACATCATACGTTGGAACATGTGGCTCAAGCTGTGGATAAAGGTCGTCAAGTATTACTGTTTATCGATGAAATTAACCGTGCTGAACATGCAGTACAACAGGAGTTAATGAATCTTATCTTGAATCGTGAAATCAATGGCTTCTCTTTAAGTGATCAAGTGCGTATCATCGCCGCTATGAACCCTGAGGATTCTTTTGACTACCAAACTATCGACATGGACCCGGCACAACAAAACCGTTTTGTATGGCTCTATATGAATGCTGATTATATGCAATGGATTGACTGGGCTATAAGTGCTGGTATTGAGGAAAAAGTTATCGAATTCATTTCTTCCTATCCAGAGTATTTAAATCAACGACATGAAGATGATATTGATGCGACACCACGCTCCTTTGAACGCGTATCTGGCCTGTATACGATTTATAAAAACCAAGAAGATTCAGCCTATAGTCGCGATGTATTTATGAATGTTATCCGCGGTAATGTAGGTAAACTCATTGCCGAGGCGTTTGTAAACTTTATCGAGTCAGACCAAGAACCACTTATTACCTTTGATGATGTATTGGTGGCGGTTCAAAAGCCAGGGGCCATTATGTCTATGGCTGAACAGGTTAAAGGTGAAAGTCCAACACGCTTATACGTAGCGGCTAAAAATATGTTGCATCGTTTAAACCGCAATAGCAATGCCGAAGAAGTTCATCACTTCATTGAATTCCTTACATTGTATCCAGGTGATCTACGCGTAGCAGTTATGAAAGACTTGCGTAACACATACGAACGTGTTTTCGCTTATGCCATTGAAGATGACTTGTTCATCGATACCTTCTTTGAAGCACAAAAATAG
- a CDS encoding carbohydrate kinase family protein translates to MSTFPQKHIDIVGIGASTLDRFIVVDHYPTGREVQQVVSSTTDGGGPVATALAVAGKYGARTAMIDSIGDDTVGRHILDDFEKYNVNTEAIQVERGAKSGVATILVKQSTGERAIFFERSTATEPEFLDTHKQLIGSAYILHINGRHRQLMRSAMAVAKEVGTIISLDGGAQRYDADMKPITEASHIVIVARDYAEKYTGTTNLKEACRIIHERGACIAGVTDGANGSYFVWPDGTFYRCEPFTQSTVVDTTGAGDSFHGAFLANLVYTINHMKGQDTTSTTKHDRASIHAVELLKACAHSDLEKAAIFASAVASLNTQGIGGRSPLPTLKSVQELIG, encoded by the coding sequence ATGAGTACATTTCCTCAAAAACATATAGATATTGTTGGCATAGGTGCCAGTACATTAGATCGATTTATCGTCGTCGATCATTATCCTACAGGCCGTGAGGTACAACAAGTCGTATCGTCTACTACAGATGGTGGTGGGCCAGTGGCTACAGCACTAGCGGTGGCAGGAAAATATGGTGCCCGTACCGCTATGATTGATAGCATTGGTGATGACACGGTAGGTCGTCATATATTAGATGACTTTGAAAAATACAATGTTAATACAGAGGCAATTCAAGTTGAACGCGGTGCTAAGAGCGGTGTGGCAACAATCCTCGTAAAACAGAGTACTGGTGAGCGTGCTATATTTTTTGAACGGTCTACTGCAACTGAGCCTGAGTTTTTAGATACCCATAAGCAGCTGATAGGATCTGCCTATATTCTGCATATCAATGGTCGACATCGCCAACTCATGCGCTCTGCTATGGCCGTTGCAAAAGAGGTAGGCACTATCATTTCTTTAGATGGTGGTGCTCAGCGTTACGATGCAGACATGAAGCCTATTACAGAAGCCAGTCACATCGTTATCGTAGCTCGTGATTATGCTGAAAAATATACGGGCACAACTAATCTAAAAGAGGCTTGTCGTATCATTCATGAACGAGGTGCATGTATTGCAGGTGTTACGGATGGTGCAAATGGTAGTTATTTTGTTTGGCCTGATGGAACATTTTATCGATGTGAACCATTTACTCAATCTACCGTAGTAGATACAACGGGGGCTGGGGATAGCTTTCATGGTGCTTTTCTAGCTAATTTAGTATATACAATTAATCATATGAAGGGGCAAGACACAACTTCGACGACTAAGCATGACCGTGCATCTATACATGCTGTAGAGTTGCTCAAAGCTTGTGCACATTCTGATTTAGAGAAGGCCGCTATTTTTGCATCTGCAGTAGCTTCTTTAAATACACAAGGCATAGGCGGGCGCAGTCCACTACCAACGTTAAAGTCAGTGCAGGAACTAATAGGATAG
- a CDS encoding ExbD/TolR family protein, with the protein MNLQSFRMKTKPEFMIIPMIDIIFFLLVFFMMNSLQTVAQKALSVQLPQATSASAPAQLPVVFTLDAEGHITIDNNPMSIDQAEAMIKQRIQENPNASVILQADKRAAHGQVVAIMDMLKQSGVKRLAIAAEQKG; encoded by the coding sequence ATGAACTTACAAAGCTTTCGTATGAAAACAAAGCCTGAATTCATGATTATCCCAATGATTGATATTATCTTCTTCTTGTTGGTATTCTTCATGATGAATAGCTTACAAACAGTGGCTCAAAAAGCATTATCTGTACAATTACCACAAGCTACTAGTGCATCTGCACCGGCTCAGTTACCAGTTGTATTTACACTTGATGCGGAAGGGCATATTACAATTGATAACAATCCAATGAGTATTGATCAAGCAGAAGCTATGATTAAACAACGGATTCAAGAAAATCCTAACGCTAGTGTTATCTTACAAGCCGACAAACGTGCAGCTCATGGTCAAGTAGTAGCGATTATGGATATGCTAAAGCAATCTGGTGTTAAACGCTTGGCTATTGCAGCTGAACAGAAAGGATAA
- the hutW gene encoding heme anaerobic degradation radical SAM methyltransferase ChuW/HutW produces MSLASFFESIPEKQRNLQLGLECDNPMSGAFPHKRVVHAGLNGTLVSPKETQAVWDTLMNGTPKKGEMQCAYIHIPFCKTKCTYCGFFQNGTSQSVEDQYIDGLVSELKLASERPRLKDGLIHAVFIGGGTPTSLSPANSERLLKAIKEYLPLANDYELTLEGRIHDLIPENLDVWMANGVNRMSIGVQSFNTEVRQMVGRLDTRETVLERLAALKAYGQCSVVIDLIYGLPGQTMEVWEQDLADLVSSGVDGADLYQLNVFDGSDLNKDIAKGKVPAAATTAMQGDMFEFGRKYLDERSYRRLSAAHWSANNRERSLYNILAKAGVPMFPFGSGAGGNVDGYGMMLHRALKPYEDMVSRGEKPFMALMKQSELQPIVNQVVSQLEQGFLNIMSLVTLDPRLEELNWLYELWEERGLVAYNGLLYKLTAAGEFWTVNLTQSTLEAVEYIMTGKNSFAMEAVAAQDTKTTSKDNPNQEVRGIGQGKANISVPTDEDSEAQRKEALIAKAKAEIAKSGASGESANRMVQAMYNLSADEIEYMMERMMS; encoded by the coding sequence ATGAGTTTAGCAAGTTTCTTTGAATCCATTCCGGAGAAACAACGCAATCTACAATTAGGTTTAGAATGCGATAATCCGATGAGTGGTGCATTCCCTCATAAACGGGTTGTTCATGCAGGGCTAAATGGCACCTTAGTTTCGCCAAAGGAAACACAAGCCGTTTGGGATACCTTAATGAATGGCACACCGAAAAAGGGTGAAATGCAATGTGCTTACATTCACATTCCATTTTGTAAGACAAAATGCACATATTGTGGTTTCTTCCAAAACGGTACGAGTCAAAGTGTAGAGGACCAATATATTGATGGTCTTGTTAGCGAGTTAAAACTAGCTAGTGAGCGTCCAAGATTAAAAGATGGATTAATCCACGCCGTATTTATCGGCGGAGGCACACCAACATCGCTATCTCCAGCAAACTCTGAACGATTGCTAAAAGCAATTAAAGAATATTTGCCACTAGCTAACGATTATGAACTGACCTTAGAAGGTCGTATTCACGACTTGATTCCTGAAAACCTCGACGTATGGATGGCAAATGGTGTTAACCGTATGTCCATTGGTGTACAATCTTTCAACACCGAGGTACGTCAAATGGTGGGCCGTTTAGATACAAGAGAAACAGTATTAGAACGGTTAGCTGCGTTAAAAGCCTATGGTCAATGTTCCGTAGTTATCGACTTGATTTACGGCTTACCAGGCCAAACTATGGAGGTTTGGGAACAAGATTTGGCTGATCTAGTAAGCTCCGGCGTAGACGGTGCAGACCTATACCAACTAAATGTATTTGATGGTAGCGATCTTAATAAAGATATTGCAAAAGGCAAGGTACCCGCTGCTGCTACAACTGCTATGCAAGGGGATATGTTCGAGTTTGGTCGGAAATACTTAGATGAACGTTCCTATCGTCGATTGAGTGCGGCTCACTGGAGTGCGAACAATCGTGAACGTAGCTTGTATAACATCTTAGCTAAAGCTGGTGTTCCTATGTTCCCATTCGGCAGTGGTGCCGGTGGTAACGTTGATGGGTACGGCATGATGTTACATCGTGCATTAAAGCCATACGAAGATATGGTTAGCCGCGGTGAAAAACCATTTATGGCTCTTATGAAACAAAGTGAATTACAACCCATTGTAAATCAAGTTGTAAGCCAACTTGAACAAGGGTTCCTCAATATTATGAGTTTGGTAACACTAGATCCAAGACTAGAAGAATTAAACTGGCTCTATGAATTATGGGAAGAACGTGGCCTCGTAGCTTACAATGGGTTACTTTATAAATTGACTGCAGCTGGTGAATTCTGGACTGTAAATCTTACACAAAGTACCTTGGAGGCTGTGGAGTATATCATGACTGGTAAAAACTCCTTCGCTATGGAAGCGGTGGCTGCCCAAGATACGAAAACAACGTCTAAAGATAATCCTAACCAAGAGGTACGTGGTATTGGTCAAGGTAAAGCTAATATTTCCGTACCAACAGATGAAGACTCCGAAGCACAACGCAAGGAAGCCCTTATAGCTAAGGCAAAAGCAGAAATTGCGAAAAGCGGTGCATCTGGTGAGTCAGCAAATCGAATGGTACAAGCTATGTACAATTTGAGTGCTGATGAAATTGAATATATGATGGAACGTATGATGTCTTAA
- a CDS encoding MotA/TolQ/ExbB proton channel family protein, which translates to MENLNYVIHLFHSGGYVMYPLLLLSFMVIAIAAERAFYYHKYAGKTFVVTHAVNELAKLQNWAEIDKVIKENPSIASRIAEAGLHNASSEEAMKTAFADQMGVDAVGFRKYMDYLSATVTISPLLGLLGTVTGMIGSFSILDSGAGASAITGGVGEALIATASGLCVAIMAFIVYTVFSHRLDAIINQIENMCVSIVSAKREGWK; encoded by the coding sequence ATGGAAAACTTAAATTATGTCATTCACTTGTTTCATAGCGGCGGATATGTAATGTATCCATTATTACTCTTGTCTTTCATGGTTATCGCTATCGCTGCAGAACGAGCTTTCTACTATCACAAATATGCCGGTAAAACTTTCGTTGTTACCCATGCAGTCAATGAACTAGCAAAATTACAAAATTGGGCAGAAATTGATAAAGTAATCAAAGAAAACCCATCTATTGCGAGCCGTATTGCAGAAGCAGGTTTACATAATGCTTCTAGCGAGGAAGCTATGAAAACAGCCTTTGCTGACCAAATGGGCGTAGACGCAGTAGGCTTCCGTAAATATATGGACTATCTCAGTGCTACCGTTACAATCTCTCCATTATTGGGCCTATTAGGTACAGTAACAGGTATGATTGGTTCTTTCAGTATCCTCGACTCCGGTGCGGGCGCATCTGCTATTACTGGTGGTGTTGGTGAAGCCCTCATCGCTACAGCATCTGGTTTGTGCGTAGCCATCATGGCCTTTATTGTATATACAGTATTCAGTCATCGTTTGGATGCTATCATTAACCAAATTGAAAATATGTGTGTTAGCATTGTTAGCGCTAAGCGAGAAGGGTGGAAATGA
- a CDS encoding metal-dependent hydrolase — MKTKLTYFGHACFMLTRGDVSMIFDPFLTGNTWDIAKKEDIKCQYIFVSHGHDDHYGDTDFIAKTNDALVISTAEVAGKAAAAGCRTHAMHLGGKFDFEFGSVRIVPAFHGAGIPGGHAAGCIVDFYGDIVYFAGDTALFSDMKLLNRFGDIDYALLPIGDNFTMGVEDAALAASYVKARISIPIHYKTWPVIDREPGVFTSLVEGKYNQTALIIDPGSSIELNN; from the coding sequence ATGAAAACAAAACTAACTTATTTCGGTCATGCTTGCTTTATGCTAACACGCGGTGATGTGTCCATGATTTTCGACCCATTCTTAACAGGTAATACATGGGATATCGCAAAAAAAGAAGATATCAAATGCCAATATATCTTTGTCAGCCATGGTCACGATGACCACTATGGCGATACAGATTTCATTGCTAAAACAAATGATGCGCTCGTTATCTCTACTGCAGAGGTAGCAGGTAAAGCAGCAGCTGCTGGTTGTCGTACACACGCTATGCATTTAGGCGGTAAATTTGACTTTGAATTCGGTTCTGTTCGCATAGTTCCAGCCTTCCACGGTGCTGGTATCCCTGGTGGTCATGCAGCAGGTTGTATCGTAGATTTCTATGGAGATATTGTATACTTTGCAGGTGATACAGCACTCTTTAGCGATATGAAATTATTGAATCGCTTTGGAGATATTGACTACGCTTTACTTCCTATTGGTGATAACTTCACGATGGGCGTTGAAGATGCAGCTCTTGCTGCTTCTTATGTAAAAGCGCGTATCTCCATTCCAATTCACTACAAAACATGGCCTGTTATCGACCGTGAACCAGGTGTATTTACAAGCTTAGTTGAAGGCAAATATAATCAAACAGCCCTCATTATCGATCCAGGTTCCTCTATCGAGCTCAATAACTAA